The following are encoded in a window of Candidatus Obscuribacterales bacterium genomic DNA:
- a CDS encoding ChaN family lipoprotein, whose protein sequence is MPISTRAIALLSSLSIALVLSAPLSSQAQTVSHLREGMQTVTVDRVLDELAQMNVVYLGETHDQAADHASQLAIIQQLYDRNPNLAIGLEMIQRPFQASLDQYLAGDISEAELREQTEYDQRWGYDWEYYAPILRFAQAHQLPVVALNTPTEITRRVAQKGLLGLQPEDDRWVPAIQDLDTSSVGYRQLLWDLYAQHSHGHSQGFENFFLAQVLWDETMAEAIATFIRDRPDTVMVVLAGRGHIIYHYGIPSRVQRRLDDRPNMQQRSLLLSDAPVGDQPTESTLPSGEPFPPIADYLWISD, encoded by the coding sequence ATGCCTATCTCCACCCGTGCGATCGCCCTCCTATCCAGCCTTTCCATTGCCCTAGTCCTGTCTGCGCCCCTGAGTAGCCAGGCCCAGACGGTGTCTCATCTGCGAGAGGGGATGCAAACGGTAACAGTGGATCGGGTTTTGGATGAACTGGCCCAGATGAACGTGGTGTATCTGGGGGAAACCCATGACCAAGCCGCCGATCACGCCAGCCAGTTGGCCATTATCCAACAGCTCTACGATCGCAATCCCAATCTGGCGATTGGTTTAGAAATGATCCAGCGCCCCTTCCAAGCCAGCCTTGATCAGTACCTTGCCGGTGACATCAGCGAAGCTGAACTCCGGGAACAGACGGAGTATGATCAGCGCTGGGGCTACGACTGGGAGTATTACGCACCGATCCTGCGCTTTGCCCAAGCCCATCAACTGCCGGTGGTGGCGCTAAATACCCCCACGGAAATTACTCGGCGGGTGGCCCAAAAGGGACTCCTGGGTCTCCAGCCCGAAGACGATCGCTGGGTGCCAGCTATCCAAGATCTGGATACCAGCTCCGTAGGCTATCGCCAGCTTTTGTGGGATCTCTACGCCCAACATTCCCACGGCCATAGCCAAGGGTTTGAAAACTTTTTTCTGGCTCAAGTGCTCTGGGATGAAACCATGGCGGAAGCGATCGCCACCTTTATCCGCGATCGTCCCGATACAGTCATGGTTGTTTTAGCCGGACGGGGACATATTATCTACCACTATGGCATCCCCAGCCGTGTGCAGCGGCGGCTGGATGATCGACCCAACATGCAGCAGCGATCGCTTTTATTAAGTGACGCCCCCGTCGGTGATCAACCTACAGAGTCAACCTTACCGTCAGGTGAGCCATTCCCACCCATAGCAGATTATCTTTGGATATCAGACTAA
- a CDS encoding 5'-nucleotidase C-terminal domain-containing protein, with the protein ANLSGLVVPDGAAPQPNSIARSVVIQEGGIDFGIVGATTPTLAQISSPGDVDILGTENIESLAAAIQAEVDNLTNAGIQHIILLAHMQQIAIELELAGLLEGVDIIMAGGSNTILADETDRLRPGDVAVDSYPIIVDTDSNGAPKAEPVVVVNTDGNYRYVGQLVVTFDDNGVILPDSIDSAVSGAYATDDAGVAALNAENLVDPEIQQIVDDLSTIISSLDGSIFGNTSVFLNGSRGDVRTQETNLGNLTADANLFTARQSDRTVQVSLKNGGGIRDNIGFVTFPAGSTDPNDALQLPPSANPLAGKEAGDISQLDVSNALRFNNELSLVTITAQQLRYLMEHGVAASGDGATPGQFPQVGGMSFSFDANRTAIEFDDNGTVVTEGDRIRNLALLDDNGRVVDVLVRNGRLVGNPNREIRMVTLSFLADGGDSYPLDFFATNRVDLAEEGVRTGNATDADNGTEQDALAEYLLDQFSTNSFNERDTPAQRDRRIQNLEVRNDIVLTRSFLLRGSNGRDVLLGGPRNDVLAGFGGNDVLRGLGGNDVLNGGTGNNVITGDAGNDRLIGGRNSDRMNGGIGNDRMNGNSGNDVLRGGAGNDVLDGGAGNDVLLGGADRDFFIIGRRPGLDTIRDFNRQQSDRIGLLGDLSFGDLTLTQQGRNTLIQVGRRDIAVLQRVDADTLTAANFRTL; encoded by the coding sequence TGCCCAGATTTCGTCACCTGGCGATGTGGATATTCTGGGTACTGAAAACATTGAGAGCTTAGCGGCAGCGATCCAAGCAGAGGTTGATAACCTCACCAATGCTGGCATTCAGCACATTATCTTGCTGGCTCACATGCAGCAAATTGCCATTGAGCTAGAGTTGGCTGGACTCCTTGAAGGTGTAGACATCATCATGGCGGGTGGCTCCAACACCATTCTGGCTGATGAAACCGATCGCCTCCGACCTGGAGATGTCGCGGTGGACTCTTATCCGATCATTGTGGACACCGATAGCAACGGCGCACCCAAAGCAGAGCCGGTAGTAGTGGTCAACACCGATGGCAATTACCGCTACGTGGGGCAACTGGTGGTGACCTTTGATGACAATGGCGTCATCCTGCCGGATAGCATAGACTCTGCCGTAAGCGGAGCCTATGCCACAGATGATGCTGGCGTTGCGGCCCTGAATGCAGAAAATCTGGTGGATCCTGAAATTCAGCAGATTGTGGATGACCTATCGACGATTATCTCTAGTCTAGATGGTTCGATTTTTGGCAACACCTCCGTTTTCCTGAACGGCAGCCGTGGGGATGTGCGTACCCAGGAAACCAACTTAGGTAACTTAACCGCTGATGCTAACCTCTTCACTGCTCGACAAAGCGATCGCACCGTGCAGGTGTCGCTGAAAAATGGCGGCGGTATTCGCGACAACATCGGTTTTGTTACCTTTCCGGCTGGTTCCACCGATCCCAACGATGCTCTGCAGCTCCCACCCAGCGCCAACCCTCTGGCGGGTAAGGAAGCGGGCGATATCTCGCAGCTCGATGTCAGCAATGCCCTACGGTTTAACAACGAACTATCCTTAGTCACCATCACGGCCCAGCAGCTCCGCTATCTGATGGAGCATGGGGTGGCGGCCAGCGGAGACGGCGCGACACCAGGTCAGTTTCCTCAGGTGGGCGGCATGTCCTTTAGTTTTGATGCCAACCGCACCGCCATTGAGTTTGATGATAACGGCACGGTAGTCACTGAGGGCGATCGCATCCGTAACCTAGCGCTGCTGGATGATAACGGCCGCGTGGTGGATGTGCTAGTGCGCAACGGTCGCCTCGTGGGCAATCCCAACCGGGAAATTCGCATGGTCACCCTGAGCTTTTTAGCCGATGGGGGAGATAGCTATCCGCTAGATTTCTTTGCCACGAATCGTGTGGACTTGGCAGAAGAGGGCGTGCGGACAGGCAATGCCACGGATGCGGATAATGGCACCGAGCAGGATGCCCTAGCGGAATATTTGCTAGATCAGTTCTCCACCAATTCCTTCAATGAACGGGATACACCAGCTCAGCGCGATCGCCGCATCCAAAACCTAGAAGTGCGCAACGATATTGTCCTAACTCGTTCCTTCTTACTGCGGGGCTCCAACGGTCGTGATGTCCTCTTGGGCGGCCCACGTAATGATGTGCTGGCAGGGTTTGGGGGCAACGATGTCCTGCGCGGGCTGGGCGGCAATGATGTGCTCAATGGCGGTACTGGCAATAATGTGATCACTGGCGATGCGGGCAATGACCGGTTGATCGGTGGTCGCAATAGCGATCGCATGAATGGTGGTATTGGCAACGATCGCATGAATGGCAACTCCGGCAACGATGTTCTCCGTGGCGGCGCGGGTAATGACGTGTTGGATGGCGGTGCAGGCAATGATGTGTTGCTTGGCGGCGCGGATCGTGACTTCTTTATCATTGGCAGACGTCCTGGTCTAGACACCATTCGCGACTTCAATCGGCAGCAGAGCGATCGCATCGGTCTCTTGGGTGACCTATCTTTTGGCGATCTGACCCTCACCCAGCAAGGACGCAATACCCTGATTCAGGTCGGACGGCGGGACATCGCCGTCTTGCAGCGAGTGGATGCGGATACCCTGACCGCAGCCAACTTCCGGACTCTGTAG